The following nucleotide sequence is from Nitrospirota bacterium.
CCGATCGGCGTGATCGGGATCATCTACGAGTCGCGCCCCAACGTGACCGTGGACTCGGCCGCCCTCTGCCTCAAATCCGGGAACGTCTGCGTCCTCCGCGGGGGATCGGAGGCCATCCACTCCAACCGGGCCATCGCCGGCATCCTGGGTGAAGCGGCCGAGAAGGCCGGCGTGCCGTCAGGCGCGATCGCCTTCGTGGACCGGACCGAGCGGGAGATCGCCCTGGAGCTTCTGAAGCAGGATCGGCACGTGGACCTCATCATCCCGCGCGGCGGCGAGTCGCTCATGAAAACCGTGACGGAGGAATCGCGCATTCCCGTCATCAAGCACGACAAGGGGGTCTGCCACGTCTACGTGGACGCGGATTCGGATGTGGAGATGGCCAAGAAGATCTGCCTGAACGCGAAGGTCCAGCGGCCTTCCACCTGCAACGCGATGGAAACCCTCCTGGTGCACCAGAACGTCGCCCGCGCGTTGTTGCCGTCCCTGATCAAGGCCATGGCCGATGCGGGCGTCGAGGTGCGCGGCTGCCCCAAGACTTGCCAGGTGGCTCCCGAGGCCAAGCCCGCGAGCGAAAAGGACTATGGCCAGGAGTTTCTCGCCCTGATCCTGGCCGTGAAGGTCGTCAGGAACATGGAAGAGGCGATGGAGCACATCGCCGCGTACGGGTCCCGCCACACCGAGGCGATCGTGACCAACGACTATGCCCGCGGGCTCCGCTTCCTGCGGGAGGTGGACGCCAGCGCCGTGCTGATCAACGCCTCCACGCGGCTGAACGACGGGTACCAGTTCGGCCTCGGGGCGGAGATCGGCATCAGCACGACCCGCATCCACGCCCGCGGCCCGATGGGGCTGGAGGACCTGACCTGCGCCAAGTTCGTGGTCTATGGCTCCGGCCAAATCCGTGAATGATGTGGACCCTTCCGTCCGTTCCGCGCTGACCCGTCCCGGCAATCTCGTCTTCCCCTCCAACTTGCCCCACCTTCGCGACCCGAGCGCCGCGGGCGGACGAGTCGTCCGCCTTCCGAGCGGCCATCTCGTGCTGTACGGAGCCCACGGCCGACGCATCCTGGCCACCGACCCGGATGGCCACCCGCTGCACGAGTGCGAGTGGCGCACCGCGCCGGAC
It contains:
- a CDS encoding glutamate-5-semialdehyde dehydrogenase → MARQDATETTEAQVQATEKPEPEAQPKPPKEYVEELVKKARAAAGRMAGLPTTVKDQALLAMAEGLEAKTDEVLAANEKDLAAFEASDKGKDTAFADRLRLTPERVAEMAKGVREIVKLPDPVGESLKMWRRPNGMLVGRVRVPIGVIGIIYESRPNVTVDSAALCLKSGNVCVLRGGSEAIHSNRAIAGILGEAAEKAGVPSGAIAFVDRTEREIALELLKQDRHVDLIIPRGGESLMKTVTEESRIPVIKHDKGVCHVYVDADSDVEMAKKICLNAKVQRPSTCNAMETLLVHQNVARALLPSLIKAMADAGVEVRGCPKTCQVAPEAKPASEKDYGQEFLALILAVKVVRNMEEAMEHIAAYGSRHTEAIVTNDYARGLRFLREVDASAVLINASTRLNDGYQFGLGAEIGISTTRIHARGPMGLEDLTCAKFVVYGSGQIRE